A stretch of DNA from Maridesulfovibrio sp.:
AGGTGGTTCTAGCTCTCCTCGAAATAAAGGAGCAGCTCAAATGCTTATGAAAGTATTCCGACACGGAGTCGGACGCGGGGCGAAGGTCGTTGAATATGTGACGGGTAAAAAGGACTCCAAAAGAAAGGAGAATCCACCTGAAGTACTGCGTGGAGATCCAGACTTAACCTCAGACCTTATCGATACCACTACCCGTAAATGGCGATACACTTCCGGAGTTCTCTCATGGGCTCCGGAGGACAAGGTCACGCCTGAAGACGAAAGAAAGCTCATGGACAGCTTTGAATCATACGCTTTTGCAGGACTTGAAGCGGATCAATATTCAATCCTTTGGGTGCGTCACAGCCATGCTGGCCATCATGAGATGCATTTTGTAATTCCGCGCACAGAACTACGATCAGACAAAGCTCTTAATCCCTGCCCGCCGGGATGGGAGAAGCAATATAATCCATGGTGTGAACTTCACAATCGTCGTCACAACTGGGCACGCCCTGATGAAATGAAACGCGCAAGGTTGGTCAGTCCGGGCAGCTCAATACAGAGCTATAAGTTCGGCAATGCTTCAGAGGTAAGACGGACCGTAACTGAAGCGATCGTTCAAGGTGTGGAAGCCGGTCTTATTCATAACCGGCAAGACATCGTCAGAACTCTTGAGGAATTCGGCTTTGGTGTACCGCGCCAAGGCAAAGAATATATAACTATTGAACTACCAGAAAACGACAACAGCACTGTTTCCCAGAAACGAAAAAACCGCCGCATTAGGCTAAAAGGAGTACTTTATGCAAGCTCATGGACAGCCGAGCAATTCAAACAACGCGCTGAGCTTAGCCGAGAAAATGAAGGAGCAGATGGAAGAGCAAGTGCAAAGCTCCAAGCTGATAATTCAAGAAGGATTGCAGAGCTTGAGAAAAGCGTTTCTAAAATCCGCCAAACACGAGCTGAGTACCATCGAAACCGCTATAAAAACAGAGACCGCAGAACTCTCAAAAATTCAACAAACCTTAATCCGCGACATGCACCGATCCTTGAAGATCCCAGTCGCAGTATCATTAGCGGTGACAATCGTTTGCTGTCTGGTCCTAGTGGGGGGGACTCTATTCTGGATAGATCTTCAGGGAACAAACCTAGCAGAACTTTCCCAGAAGATAGAACACCAGAGGGCAATAGAGAAAAAGCTCGTGAGCTGGGGAGTAACGCCCCTTCTGGACAACAACCGCAGATTCATAGTTCTACCAGCCGGAACAAGCCTGAATCAGAATTGGCAATCAGGAAACCGTCCCGCCATTTTACTCAAGGATTAAGCCATGAACGAATTACAGAAGAGCTTATTGGACGCGCTGAGCCGAATCGAAGAGGAACAAGCACGCCGTCTGGACGAACAAGATCAAAAGATAACCGAGCTGGAAAAGGAAATACAGGGCTGCCGGGACTTGCAGAGCGAATTGGAGCGAGTTTTGAGCGAATTGGAAAAATTAGCTCAGCTCTAGTCCAAAAGATTATGAACCCCAGAAGCCGCAAAAAGACTTTAAAAGCTGGAATTAATAAACTATTGAGCAGGTAAAGGAGTCAGTAAATGAATCATTACGAAGGAAATATAGAAGATGCGCTCAGCAAACACGACATAGAAGCCGTATGGAAATGGCTGGAGCATGGCGGCAATCCCCGCCATATCACTGAATACGGAGACTCACTGCTCCATATCGCAGCGTTAAATGATAACACCGACGCCACAAAGCTGCTGCTTGATGTCGGCGTAGACCCTAATACCCGTAACGCCGAAGACCTCACCCCCATATGCTACGCGAGCAAAGCTGAAACAATCATCATGCTGCATGAATACGGCGCGTCTTTAACCGTTGAAGATGGCAATTACGGCCCTCCCCTACACCGTGCGGCCTGCGGTCTGTCCGTGGAAGCAGTAACGACCATGGTCGCTCTCGGTGCTGATATTTATGCTGAGCCTTCAGAAGGAGGATTACCGGCAGTATATAACAGCTTTCTTTCGGAGAACTGCAAAGCAATGTTGCTGGCGTTCATCTCAATGGGCTTCAGTGTTAACGGCATAGAGGGACATCCCCTGCTTCACTATGCTTACGGGAGTGAGAGACTTGAAGCGGTCAAGCTACTTCTAAAGCTTGGAGCAGATCCTACCCTCAAAGACGAGAACGGTAGAGACTTTGAAGCCTTTAAGGAAATGGTCAAAGAGCGACGGAAAGCAGCCAACAGTCAGTCCACCGAAGCAGAACAAAAAGTTAATCCTTTACTTGAGGAATTTGAAAAGCAATTGATTGAAACCGCGCGACTAAAGGAAGAGCTTAACAATTAGGGCAAAAGAGCTCTCTAGCCGGAAGTTGACTACAATGTATACAATGTCTACATTGTCTAAAAGGAGTTAACTATGAGCACAGTTACCGCACGAGTTTCAGATGAAACCGCATCAAAGCTTGATGCCCTTGCCAAGGCTACAAATCGCAGCAAGTCCTTTCTTGTTGCAAGCGCGCTGGAGCGTTTTCTTGAAGAACAGGCATGGCAGATAGCCCAGACGGTTGAAAGCCTTGAGCAGGCCGATAGAGGCGAATTCGCGACAGCATCCGAAGTTGAAGAAGCTTTCGGAAAGTGGGGATTAAAGGTTGAAGCTGACTAGAATCAATTGGACAAAGAACGCAATCAGAGATCTTAATTCTATCCGCCGCTATTTAGCCGAGCAAGCTGATGAAGAAGTAATGGAGTCCGAAGCGAAACGCATATGGGACGGCTGCCAGCGGTTAAAACAATTCCCAGAAAGTGGCCGTCCCGGTCGAGTTCCAATGACACGAGAAGTTGTTATCTCACCTTACATTATCCCCTACCGTATTCAGGGTGATGCTGTGGATATTCTTAATATTTTTCATTCTTCTCAGAAGATTTGATAATTAAAAAACAGCAAAACTTATGCTGACTAAAATTTATAGATACATAAAGCAGATAGAAGCTGCCCCTGTAAAATTAGAACAGATTTTATTTTGGGCTCTTATTCCGCCTTTATTAATAGAGACATCGCTAAGGCTTAATTTAATTTCGATCTCAAATACAATTGTTGATTCCATAGGCATGGAAAATGTAATTCTTTTCTTCGTTATCCCATACCTACTCCATGGTTTTTGTCGCTTCTTGAAAGAACTTTTAAAGCAATATAAGCTAGGCCATCTAATAAGATGCAACAATTTTTTTATTATTGAATTGTATAACTATGCTATTCTATCCTGTGCAACAGTCTCAGGCTTCATGTTATATGTACCAATTCGACTTTTATTTGAGGAAGGATGGAGTGCGTCTGTTGTGGCTAGACTTTTAGTCTCATTAATATTTTTTGGAATATTATACTTTTGTGACTATTCTTTGAAGCTTGCATTTAAGAACAAATTACCTATTTCTATTTTTTGCTATACAAAATGTATCGCCATAGTATGCAAGGGCAATATTACTCTTTTCAAAAAATTCAAACCGATTATCCCTTTACTTAGCTTTGGCAACATTGGCTTAATATATGTGCTGATCAAATTGCAAGATTATTTAAAACTAAATATTTGATTTCAAAAATTTATACATTTCATCAACTAAACTAAAGGATCTATTCGCCGCACAATTTGCGGTGAAACGAGGTGCTATTTGCCGCAGACTTTGCGGTGATTATAAAATAGTTGGCAAATATGACAAAAGATAAGAAATAAAATTTTTTAGTCAACCAAACATCTTACAGATTTAATTTTGCTATATTATGCTTTGCATTTTTTATGTTAATTTTTTTACCACACGCACTTTCAAAATAAACATCTTTTAATGTTATATCACTAAAATCATCAACACTTGTGGTATACAAAACATCTATTCTTTCACCAACTTCAATTTCATAAAAACCACCTTCATCAATCTTTATCCCTTTTTCTGACAAATAAAATCCTTGATGTTCTCCATTGGAGTATATCCCTACAAGAGTCAATAAAGTTATAGGACGCCTACCTTTATTGGTTGCGCGAACTGTAAACCAGATATAATCACCACCTTCATCCTTTGAAGCTTCAGAGGAAACCATGAGTCTAGGCCTATCTCTCCATGCTAAAATCAACATAACGACTAAACTAATAACCGAGATAAACAATGTAATATGATTCGAACCTATTTCCAAAACAAGATATCCCTACAGATGACTTTTGTCTTTATTTGCGGTGAATAAACTCATTAATTACCGCAAAGCAAAACGTTACTCATTATCAAAATAGTCGGAATCAACCTTTTTGACTTCATACTTGCCTACGGTCGAAACACCTACGTTATGATCAACCATGAGACGGCCTAGCCTTTCTCCATCGATAAGAATGATCCTTGTATCGATCAATGAGACATATTCTTCAGCGGCTTTGGTAAATGAGGAACTTGTAATGAAAACGCCTTTTTTAGCGCGCTGGCCTTGAAGTGCTCCGGCAAATTTTTGAATTTCGGGCCTACCTACCGGACCTTCCCAGCGTTTAGCCTGAATGAATATAACATCTAATCCAAGCCTATCTTCATTGATAATTCCATCAATACCGCCATCTCCACTTTTCCCTAATGCTTTGCCTGCATCCTGACGGTTACCGCCATACCCCATATTTACGAGTAGATCGACGACCAGCTTTTCAAAAAATGATGGAGATGCTTCTTTAACAATCGTAAGCAGTTCTGATTCAAGACTTTTACGTAGCTTCTGATATGCTGATGCCAGAGCATCTTCAGGGGTATGCAGAGACTCGGCAGCCTTTTCGGACTCCCCAGAATCCCCCTTTTCTTTACTGGGTTTTCTTCTATTTCTAAATTCAAGAAATTCGGGATACTGACTTAATGTTTCAGTATTAATCTCACTTGGATTTGTTGCTAAAAGCTCAAGTCCCCGCTCAGTTATGGTGAAAAATCCACGCTTTGGTGCGGCTAAGAGTCCTGCTTGTTTTAAATATGATCTTGCCCAGCCAACACGGTTATTGAATAAAGGCTGATTACCACTTGGAAGGAGTTCGTTTCTTTCTTCAGAAGACAAAGAGAATTCGTCTGCCAACAACTCTACAGCATCTCTGAACTTATGTTCCTTTCGGTCTGACGCAACTTTCAATACAGGCAGCATCAATGTTTGATAATCTGGAATAGCCACGAAGTTCACCCCTTATATAAACATTTCAAAATTCAATAGCCGGAATAAATTAAACCCTACATCGATACGTACAACCGCTCCTGAAACCCAACAAAAACATCACGGATTGCGGCAATTGTTCCCAGTTCTGCTACGGCATCACCAATAGACTGGTATTTCAGTTCGAGTAGGTCGGGCAGTTTATCCTGATCCAGCTCGTTTACGCCCTCAAATACGTAATGAGCGAGCACGAAGGACAGGAACTGCTGTTGTTTGTCATTGTATTCCCGGAAAATTAGATCCTTGCGGCTTTCTACCCGCTCTTCACGGCTAATTGGAGCTAAGGAGAATGCAACATATGCGAGGACGTCGAAAAGATCGCTCTTCTCAGCGTTGATCATCTTGCTTAGTTCTCTAAGCTGTTCTTGCCCATATCCTTTTTCCTCAAGGCCAGCGAGGAGCTTCTTGCGGGTATCCGGCTTGCCCCAGAGTGCGCAGAGTTCATCTTCATCTTTGAACAGTTCCGGCAAATCTCCATACATCTGTTCTATGAACTGAGCCGCCGAGATCGGCTTACCCGAAGTACTCCAGAAGGATGTAGCCATCATGTGCTGAATCATTCGCTCTTTGCCATCTGCAAGCTTGATCTTAATCTTTGCTTTTTTCTTGCACACACAAGGATTTTCACCGCATTTAGGGCAAGGAGATTTAGGTTTCTCA
This window harbors:
- a CDS encoding relaxase/mobilization nuclease domain-containing protein; amino-acid sequence: MLMKVFRHGVGRGAKVVEYVTGKKDSKRKENPPEVLRGDPDLTSDLIDTTTRKWRYTSGVLSWAPEDKVTPEDERKLMDSFESYAFAGLEADQYSILWVRHSHAGHHEMHFVIPRTELRSDKALNPCPPGWEKQYNPWCELHNRRHNWARPDEMKRARLVSPGSSIQSYKFGNASEVRRTVTEAIVQGVEAGLIHNRQDIVRTLEEFGFGVPRQGKEYITIELPENDNSTVSQKRKNRRIRLKGVLYASSWTAEQFKQRAELSRENEGADGRASAKLQADNSRRIAELEKSVSKIRQTRAEYHRNRYKNRDRRTLKNSTNLNPRHAPILEDPSRSIISGDNRLLSGPSGGDSILDRSSGNKPSRTFPEDRTPEGNREKARELGSNAPSGQQPQIHSSTSRNKPESELAIRKPSRHFTQGLSHERITEELIGRAEPNRRGTSTPSGRTRSKDNRAGKGNTGLPGLAERIGASFERIGKISSALVQKIMNPRSRKKTLKAGINKLLSR
- a CDS encoding ankyrin repeat domain-containing protein; this encodes MNHYEGNIEDALSKHDIEAVWKWLEHGGNPRHITEYGDSLLHIAALNDNTDATKLLLDVGVDPNTRNAEDLTPICYASKAETIIMLHEYGASLTVEDGNYGPPLHRAACGLSVEAVTTMVALGADIYAEPSEGGLPAVYNSFLSENCKAMLLAFISMGFSVNGIEGHPLLHYAYGSERLEAVKLLLKLGADPTLKDENGRDFEAFKEMVKERRKAANSQSTEAEQKVNPLLEEFEKQLIETARLKEELNN
- a CDS encoding ribbon-helix-helix protein, CopG family: MSTVTARVSDETASKLDALAKATNRSKSFLVASALERFLEEQAWQIAQTVESLEQADRGEFATASEVEEAFGKWGLKVEAD
- a CDS encoding type II toxin-antitoxin system RelE/ParE family toxin — encoded protein: MKLTRINWTKNAIRDLNSIRRYLAEQADEEVMESEAKRIWDGCQRLKQFPESGRPGRVPMTREVVISPYIIPYRIQGDAVDILNIFHSSQKI
- a CDS encoding restriction endonuclease, translating into MAIPDYQTLMLPVLKVASDRKEHKFRDAVELLADEFSLSSEERNELLPSGNQPLFNNRVGWARSYLKQAGLLAAPKRGFFTITERGLELLATNPSEINTETLSQYPEFLEFRNRRKPSKEKGDSGESEKAAESLHTPEDALASAYQKLRKSLESELLTIVKEASPSFFEKLVVDLLVNMGYGGNRQDAGKALGKSGDGGIDGIINEDRLGLDVIFIQAKRWEGPVGRPEIQKFAGALQGQRAKKGVFITSSSFTKAAEEYVSLIDTRIILIDGERLGRLMVDHNVGVSTVGKYEVKKVDSDYFDNE